In Thermoanaerobaculia bacterium, the sequence TGGGCGCCAGCCGGGCTCTTGACCAGTTCCCACTCGTAGCGGAACAGCATGTCGAAGTAGCCGTTGTCCCATTTCGTCGGGTTGGGCTTCCAGGCGCCTTCGACGCCGCTGGTGGTGCAGTGCACCCCCACGCCGGTGCCGAGCCGGTTGATCCATCCCAGGCCCTGCGCTTCGAGGGGAGCCGACTCGGGGGCCGGCCCCACCAGTGCCGGGTCGCCCGCGCCGTGCGCCTTGCCGAAGGTGTGGCCGCCGGCGATGAGCGCCACGGTCTCCTCGTCGTTCATCGCCATGCGGGCGAAGGTCTCGCGCACGTCGCGGCCCGAGGCCACCGGGTCGGGGTTGCCGTTGGGGCCTTCGGGGTTGACGTAGATCAGGCCCATCTGCACGGCCGCCAGCGGATTCTCGAGCTCGCGCTCGCCTCTGTAGCGCTGGTCGCCGAGCCAGGTCGTCTCCTTGCCCCAGTAGATGTCCTCTTCGGGCTGCCAGATGTCGACGCGGCCGCCGCCGAAGCCGAAGGTCCGGAAGCCCATCGACTCGAGGGCGCAGTTGCCGGCCAGGATCAGGAGGTCGGCCCAGGAGATCCGGTTGCCGTACTTCTGCTTGACCGGCCACAGAAGGCGGCGGGCCTTGTCGAGGTTGCCGTTGTCGGGCCAGCTGTTGACCGGCGCGAAGCGCTGGTTGCCGGTGCCGCCGCCCCCCCGCCCGTCGGCGGTGCGGTAGGTGCCGGCGCTGTGCCAGGCCATGCGGATGAACAGACCGCCGTAGTGGCCCCAGTCGGCCGGCCACCACTCCTGCGAGTCGGTCATCAGCGCGACCAGGTCCTGCTTCAGGGCGGCGAGATCGAGCTTCTGGAACTCCTCGGCGTAGTCGAAATCGGGGCCCAGCGGGTTCCCGGCCGGCGTGTGCTGGTGGAGGATGCCGAGATTCAGCTGGTTGGGCCACCAGTCGCGGTTCGAGGTGCCCCGGACGGCAGTCGTACTGCCGGAGGTGCCGGTGAACGGGCACTTGCCACTGTCGCTCATCTTGTTCTCCCTTGCGGTCAGGCTCTTGCGAAGCTAGCGGATCGGACGCCGAGCGGCGGGCCGCGCAGGCGGAGAGGCAAAGCCCCTCGCCGTTACGGGAAGCCTCTTCTCGAGCGATTTCTCAGGCGACGGACGGCGCATGGAGTTTCATTTCCCGAAGAAGTTTCCCACCACGAAGCGTGGAGGGCAACAGCCGCCGGGGCGGTTCTGCAGGAAAGGCCGGGCCCATCCCTCGGCGCGGGCCCGGGGAGCGCCAGGGGCCGTCGTTGACAGGAGCTCCCGGGCCTCACGTAGAGCAGGTCGGGGGGGCATGGAGAGCCCCGCTGGCAGGTCCAATCGCAGAGCCGGCGGCTAGGCGGATTCGCGGAGGAGCACGACTCTCTTCTCTGTTCCCTTGGCTCGGTACATGGCCGCATCGGCACTCTTGAACAGACCTTCGGGCGTTGGCTGGGCGCCCTACGGCATCATCTCTGCTCGACCGGTTCGGGGAACTTCCACGTGCCGTCGAGAATCTCGGCTCGCGGACGGTACAGCCGCACGAGGTAGTTCCAACCCGGCGTGATCGGCAGCATGTTCTGCGCGCGCTCGTCGCCACCGAAACGAATGGTCGTCGAGCCGTCGGCGTTGGGTTTGGCGGTGACACTGTTGAGCGTGTAGGCGCCCTTGGCGTTCTTCTCGAAGAAGCCCGCCTTGTTGTAGACGCTGACGGACCAGAAGCCGTCGACCGGCACGTCTTTCACCGTCAGGGTATAGGCCGTCTTGCCGTCGGCCGCCGGCGGCACGCCGCCGACGTACAGCGCGGTCTCGCGGGGGTTGCCGCCCCAGCCCGCCGCCGTGCCCAGGAGGTGCTGCACCGGGTCCACCTGGTCCTTGCGGCCGAACATGCGCGCCGAATCGAGCCCACCGTTGGCCGCGGTCAGCCCGTTGAGCGCGTCGCGAAGCTGCTTGAGCGAAGCCTGGTCCCACGCCGGCGTCTCGAACTTGCCCGCCGACTTCTGCTCGACCCGGATCGCATCCTGCAACTTGTGAACCGCCTGCATGTCCGCCGGGTCGTTGGGGTTGGCGAAGATCCGGATCAGCGCCAGGAGGTAGCGCGTGCCGCCCGGCTCCCGCCGGAACGTGTGGGCGCCCGCGGCGTAGATCACCGCCGGCGTGTAGTGGTCCTGATCGATCATCTGCATCGCCAGGAAACGCGCGCCGGAATCGGGCAGGGTGACCGTCACCGGGCCTGCATCGAGGTCGAACAACGCCTGCGAGTAGAGCGTGTCGCGGTTCATGCGGATGACCACCTGATTGTCGACCGACGCCACGTCGCGCTGATGGAGGAACTTGCCCAGTGAGCCCTCCTGCACGAACTTGGCGAAGTAGGTGTCGGTCTCCGCGCGGCGAAAATCGTCCAGCGTGACGCGCTGCGTTGCGCCTTCATCCGTCGCCGAGATCGGGTCTGTCGCAGATCCGGCAACGAGGAGCGCGGCTACGAGGAGCGCGCAGGTAGGGATTCGCATCGTCAGTTCTCCTTGGACGGGCGTCCTTCGTTTCCTTCGTGGTGTGGGCGTCACCACGATTTTATCCGCCCGGCGGGGAGGTGCGAGAACGGACGAGACCGCGGCTCTCGGGGCGACTCGACTCGGGGGCGGGTACCTGCGGCGCTAGCGACATTCGGTCGCGGCCCGTGCGCGTGCGCCACTCTCGCCGGCGAGTCTGCCGGCCTCATGCGTTGCGCTCCCCCTGGGCGAGCGGCAGGCCGCAGGCGGCGCAGCGGCGGCTTCGGCCGGGGCGTACGAAGGGGAAGCCGGTGAGCAACCAGAGCACGTGCCCGACCTTGCGGCGCGTCTCGACCGCCTCTGTGGCCGGGCTGCCGCAGCGTGCGCAGGCTTCCGTTGCCGGGGCTGGGTCTTCGCCGGGGGCGCTCGGTTCGGCCGCGGGCTCCGGCTGGGCGAGGATCTCGCGCGCGCGCCCGGCGTCTTCCTCCCGCACCAGGAGGCGGAGGCCCCCGAGGGCGTTCATGTAGAGCCAGTCCAAGCGGATGAGGTTCTCGTTCTCGATCACCGTGACGATACCCTCCGACTCGAGGCTGGTGCGCGCGAACTCCGCCTCGTGCAGGTAGGAGTACGCAGCGACGGCCTCGAGACGATCCCCGCTCACGGGCCCTTTACTGCAACTCTCTGCGCATGATGACGCGCAGGTGCATCGGGAAGCCGCCGGCGGCTTCGCGGCGCTGGAGCTGGACGAGACCTGGGGTGAGCTCGTGGTCGCCAAGGATGCGGAAGCCGCGCTTGGCGTAGAACGGCGCGTTCCACGGCACGTCCGTCAGGGTCGCGAGGGTGATCGCCTCGTAGCCGCTCACGCGCGCGATCGCACAGACCGCTTCGAGAAGCTCGCCGCCGATGCCCCTGCCCGCGACGTCCGGATGGACGTCGATCTCCTCGAGATGGGCGATGCCATCGATCTCGCTGGTGAAGGCCATGCCCACCGGCGGACCGTCGTCGATCGTCACCACCCAGAGGGTGCGCGAGCGCACGTGCTGGGCGAAGAGCTCGGGCGCGAAGTCCTGCGCCCAGAACGGCTCGAAGGCAGGATGGCCGCGGAAGCGGCCGGTGGCGGCGCGTTCGATCGGCTTCAACCACGGGATGTCGGCCATTTCGCCGCGCCGGATGACGACCTCGCCGCTCTTCATGTCCTCTTTCCTTTCATACCCGGGCGTGCTTCAACTTCCACCGCGCCAGGCGCGAGCGCAGGAGCGCTCCGAAAAGGCGCACGCGTCCGACCGGTGCCGGCGGCGTGAGCGTGCCGGCGAGGTAGCGCTTCATCGCCTCGCCGCGGCGGATCTTGCCCGACGAGGTGCGCGGCAGCGTCCCCGGCGAGAGCAGCACGACGCGGTCGACGGCGAGGCCGACCCGCGCCAGCACCGCTTCGCGCGCTCGAGCGCGCAGCGGCTCGAGGCGCACCGCCGGAACGCCCCTCCTGTGCTCCACGAAGAGCACTACAGCTTCGGTCTCGCGCCCCGCCGGAAGATGGCTCGCCGCCGCGACGCAGCCGTGGCGGACGTCCGGGAGATCGGCGACCGCGAGCTCGAGATCGGCGGGCGAGTAGTTGCGGCCGCGCACCAGGAGGATCTCCTTCGCCCGGCCGGTCAGGAAGAGCTCGCCCTCGTGCACGAAGCCGAGATCGCCGGTGTCGAGCCAGCCGTCGCGGAGCGCGGCCGCCGTCGCCGCCGGCTGGTCGAGATAGTCGCGCATCAGCGACGGCCCGGCGACGAAGAGCCGGCCGACCTGATCCTCACCGAGCCTCGCCCCCTCGTCGCCGCGCAGCTCGAGACGGAAGCCGGCGAGCGGCCTGCCGACCGAGACGATCTCGAGCGCGGAATCGCCGGGGGGGGCGGCGGTGGCGCCCCGCGCTGGCGAGGGCGCCAGCACGGCCTCGCCGCGCTCGGCGAGCGCCGCGCGCTCGAAGCGCGCGCTGACGAAAGGCCGTTCGAGATCGGCGAAGGTCACCGCGAGCGCCGCTTCGGAGAGTCCGTAGACCGGCGTGAGCGCTTCCGGGCGGAAGCCCCACGGTGCGAAGCGCGCCGCGAAGGCGCGCAGCACCTCCGGCACGACGGTTTCGGCTCCGCAGAGGGCGAAGCGCCAGTGCGAGAGATCGATGCCCGCCATCTCCTCGTCGCGGATGCGCTCGGTCGCGAGGGCGTAGGCGAAGTTCGGCGCCGGTGAGATCGTGCCGCGGTGCCGGCCGAGGGCGCGCAGCCAGAGCGCCGGCCGTGCCACGAAAGCCTCCGGCGGCACCAGGGTCAGCACCGAGGGCCGCTCGAGCGCCGGGAAGACGCAGCCGATGAGTCCCATGTCGTGGTAGAGCGGCAGCCACGAGACGCCGGTCACCGGATCGTCTCCGTTCTCTCTGTCCTCGACGCCCGGACGAGTCCCGGTGTTCGCGGCCTGCCCTGGCCAGAGGGCGTTCAGCGCCCGTACCTGCGCCAGCACCGCGCGCTGCGAGAGCGCCACCGGTTTCGGCTCGACCGTGGTGCCCGAGGAGAACTGGACCAGCGCCAGGTCACCCGGAGCGCCGTCGCTCATCAGCTGGGCGTCGTGCGGCAGGTCGTCGAGGGTCAGACCTCCCAGCGGCAGGCGCGCCTCGGCGAGCGTCTCGCCGAGCAGCGCGTGGACGCGCCGGTCGGCGAGCAGGAGGCGCGCCCCCGCGGCGCGGAGCATCGCCGCGGTGCGGGCGTGGTACTCGGCGAGACGGCCGAGCCGCACCGGCGGATAGAGCGGTACCGGCACGGCGCCCGCGAGCAGCACACCGAAGAAAGCGTGGAAGAACTCGGCCGAGGTCGGATAGACGAGCGCCACGCGCTCGCCCGGACGCACGCCGAGCTCGGCGAGGCCGCCGGCGACGTAGGCGCTCCGCTCCGCGATCGTCGCCCAGGGTAGGAACGTCTCGCGCTCGGCGCGATCGACCAGACGGAGCCCGGCGCGCGGAAAGTCGCTGGCGCGCTGGAGCAGGCCCTGCAGGGTATCGAGCTCGCGGTCGTTGCGGATCGGCGGCATGGTCTCTCGGTGGGCTCTTCGCCCGGATCAGCCCGGCAGTTTGGTCTCGAGGATCGCGACCAGATCGCCCAGCGTCGCGATCCGGGCCTCTTCGTCGGGATCGAGCGTGACGCGGAAGTGGTTTTCGATCTCGGCGGCGAGCGTGAGGAGCTTGAGCGAGTCGAAGCCCAGGTCCTCGACCAGCCGCAGCCGTGGATCGAATCTGCCCGTGAAGCCGAGGTGCTCGCGCGCCACCGCCGCGATACCGCTCTCGATCTCGGCGCGTCTCAAGCGTCACCCCAGGGCAGGAGCCGCGCGCGCCCGGCGAGGCGGTCCCGATAGTCCCCGGCCGATTCGAGCGCGCGCTCTTCGTGGCGGATGCGGGCCGCGAGGAGAAGGGCGTTCGCGGCGGTCGCCACCAGCGCGGTGATCCAGGCGCAGTGAACGAGCGGCAGGACCGCGACCTCGATCGCCACCGCGACGTAGTTCGGATGGCGGACGAACCGGTACGGCCCCGAGGCCACCGCCGGCAGACCTGGAACCACGATGACACGGGTGTTCCAGCGCTCGCCGAGGGTCGCGATCGCCCAGTAGCGCAGCGCCATGGTGAGCACCACGATCCAGGTGGCGATGATGGCGACCGGAGGAAGGAACGGCCGGTCGAGGAGCAACACCTCGAGGGGCCCAGCGGCGAGGAAGGCGACGTGGGCGACGACCATGAGCAGATAGAAGCGGCGCGATTCGGCCTCGACGCCACCGCGGGCGAAGGCGCGCCGGGCGTTGCGCACCGAGAGGCCCATCTCGAGCGTGCGCTCGACCGCCACAGCGCCGACGAGGAGGAGGAAGAAGAGTGTTCCGGGAGGCAGCTTCACGAGAGGGAACCTACCATCGCAGGAGGACGAGCTCGCTGCAGAAACCGGGGCCGAGCGCGAGGAGCATCCCGAGGCTGCCGGCCGGCGGACGGCGGCTGGCGAGCGTCGCTTCGAGGACCAGGAGCACCGAGGTCGAAGAGAGGTTGCCGACCTCGCGCAGGCTTCGCCAGGTGAGCTCGAGCGCCCCATCCGGCGCTTCGAGCGCCGTCTCCATCGCCTCGAGCACTTTCGGACCACCAGGATGGCAGACCCAGGAGGCGATGTCGGAGCGAGTGAGGCCGCGCTCGCCGAGGAAGGCGTCGACGTCCTCCCGCAGATGCCCTTCGACCACCTTCGGCACGTCGGCCGAGAGGACGATCTGGAAGCCGCTCTCGGAGATGTCCCAGCCCATGACGCGCTCGGAGTTGGGATAGAAGATCGAGCGCGAGGCGAGGATCGCCGGCCCCGGCGTCGCCAGATCCCTGGCGCGGTCCGCGCCGACCACCACTGCGGCTGCGGCGCCGTCGCCGAAGAGACCCGAGGCGATGAGGTTCGGTATCGAGAGATCCTGGCGCTGCAGGGTGAGCGAGCAGAGCTCGACCGAGAGCAGGACCGCGACCTGGTCGGGAAAGCCACGTACGTAGTCGGCGGCGCGCGCGATGCCGGCGGCCCCGGCGACGCAGCCGAGACCGAAGATCGGGATGCGCTTGAGATCGCTCCGGAGGCCGAGACGGTTGATCAGGCGGGCGTCGATCGACGGCGTCGCGATACCCGTGACGGTAACGAAGAAGAGCGCGTCGACGTCGGTGACGCTGAGGCCGCACTTGCCGAGCGCCGCGAGCAGGGCCTCGCCGCCGATCTCCTCGGCGACGCGGATCCAGGCGCTGTTCGACTGGCCGAAGGTCGTGAGTCCGGGATACTCCTCGATCGGCAGCGCGAGGTGCCGCCCGCCGACGAGAACGTTCTTGTGCAGCTGCTCGATGCGCTCGAGGTTGAAGTAGCGCTGCTCCCAGTAGCCGCGCAGGGCCTCGAGCAGCGTCTCCTGATCGTAGTAGTGGTGCGGAAAGGCCGAACCGACGGCGGCGATCGCAGGGCTCGCTCGGATCGCTGGCGTCGCCGCGCTCGTCACCGCTCCCGCGAGCCCGCCTGCCGGCGCCGTGGCGGTCATCGACCTGCGTCACCCAGGGTGCGGCGCGCGAGCAGCGCGAGGGCGAAGGCGGCCACGAGCTCGACGACCAGGGCCCCCTTCGCGAGCTGCCAGAAGGGGGCGACGGGAAGGCGGGTGAGGCCGGCTACGGCGAAGACCAGGAGCGGTCCGCGAAACGTCCACGCTGCGGCACCGGCCGCGAGCCCGTCGAGCCACCAGCGCGGCGTGCGTCCCCAGAGCAGCAGGAAGAGGGCGAGGAGCGCCAGGCCCTCGAACGCCCAGGTGGCCACCCGGATCGTCACCGGGAGCCCCTCCGGCCGGGCGACGCCCTCCGCCGCGAGCGGCCCGAGATCGGGAGCCAGCCCGAAGAGCTCGAGAGCCGCCGCGCCGCCGGCGAAGACGAGCAGCAGAAGGGGGGCGGCGAGGAGGAGGAAGCGCGGCAAGAGAACCTCATGATACCGCCGCGGGGCGGACTTGACAGGAGGACGATTGTTCTATAGTTTTAAAAACATGGAAGCCACAACCGCTCTCGACCGCCTCGCTGCGCTCGCCCAGGAGACCCGCCTCGCCCTGTTTCGTCTGCTCGTGCAGCAGGGCCCGGAGGGTCTCGCTGCGGGCGAGATCGGCGCCACGCTCGCTGTGCCGGCGCCCACACTCTCGTTCCACCTCGCCCAGTTGGAGCGCGCCGGCCTCGTCCTCTCGCGGCGCGCCGGGCGTTCGATCCGCTATTCGACGAACTTCGGCGCGGTGGAGGAG encodes:
- a CDS encoding DUF1254 domain-containing protein, coding for MRIPTCALLVAALLVAGSATDPISATDEGATQRVTLDDFRRAETDTYFAKFVQEGSLGKFLHQRDVASVDNQVVIRMNRDTLYSQALFDLDAGPVTVTLPDSGARFLAMQMIDQDHYTPAVIYAAGAHTFRREPGGTRYLLALIRIFANPNDPADMQAVHKLQDAIRVEQKSAGKFETPAWDQASLKQLRDALNGLTAANGGLDSARMFGRKDQVDPVQHLLGTAAGWGGNPRETALYVGGVPPAADGKTAYTLTVKDVPVDGFWSVSVYNKAGFFEKNAKGAYTLNSVTAKPNADGSTTIRFGGDERAQNMLPITPGWNYLVRLYRPRAEILDGTWKFPEPVEQR
- a CDS encoding DUF2007 domain-containing protein, which translates into the protein MSGDRLEAVAAYSYLHEAEFARTSLESEGIVTVIENENLIRLDWLYMNALGGLRLLVREEDAGRAREILAQPEPAAEPSAPGEDPAPATEACARCGSPATEAVETRRKVGHVLWLLTGFPFVRPGRSRRCAACGLPLAQGERNA
- a CDS encoding GNAT family N-acetyltransferase; the encoded protein is MKSGEVVIRRGEMADIPWLKPIERAATGRFRGHPAFEPFWAQDFAPELFAQHVRSRTLWVVTIDDGPPVGMAFTSEIDGIAHLEEIDVHPDVAGRGIGGELLEAVCAIARVSGYEAITLATLTDVPWNAPFYAKRGFRILGDHELTPGLVQLQRREAAGGFPMHLRVIMRRELQ
- a CDS encoding AMP-binding protein yields the protein MPPIRNDRELDTLQGLLQRASDFPRAGLRLVDRAERETFLPWATIAERSAYVAGGLAELGVRPGERVALVYPTSAEFFHAFFGVLLAGAVPVPLYPPVRLGRLAEYHARTAAMLRAAGARLLLADRRVHALLGETLAEARLPLGGLTLDDLPHDAQLMSDGAPGDLALVQFSSGTTVEPKPVALSQRAVLAQVRALNALWPGQAANTGTRPGVEDRENGDDPVTGVSWLPLYHDMGLIGCVFPALERPSVLTLVPPEAFVARPALWLRALGRHRGTISPAPNFAYALATERIRDEEMAGIDLSHWRFALCGAETVVPEVLRAFAARFAPWGFRPEALTPVYGLSEAALAVTFADLERPFVSARFERAALAERGEAVLAPSPARGATAAPPGDSALEIVSVGRPLAGFRLELRGDEGARLGEDQVGRLFVAGPSLMRDYLDQPAATAAALRDGWLDTGDLGFVHEGELFLTGRAKEILLVRGRNYSPADLELAVADLPDVRHGCVAAASHLPAGRETEAVVLFVEHRRGVPAVRLEPLRARAREAVLARVGLAVDRVVLLSPGTLPRTSSGKIRRGEAMKRYLAGTLTPPAPVGRVRLFGALLRSRLARWKLKHARV
- a CDS encoding acyl carrier protein gives rise to the protein MRRAEIESGIAAVAREHLGFTGRFDPRLRLVEDLGFDSLKLLTLAAEIENHFRVTLDPDEEARIATLGDLVAILETKLPG
- a CDS encoding type III polyketide synthase — translated: MTATAPAGGLAGAVTSAATPAIRASPAIAAVGSAFPHHYYDQETLLEALRGYWEQRYFNLERIEQLHKNVLVGGRHLALPIEEYPGLTTFGQSNSAWIRVAEEIGGEALLAALGKCGLSVTDVDALFFVTVTGIATPSIDARLINRLGLRSDLKRIPIFGLGCVAGAAGIARAADYVRGFPDQVAVLLSVELCSLTLQRQDLSIPNLIASGLFGDGAAAAVVVGADRARDLATPGPAILASRSIFYPNSERVMGWDISESGFQIVLSADVPKVVEGHLREDVDAFLGERGLTRSDIASWVCHPGGPKVLEAMETALEAPDGALELTWRSLREVGNLSSTSVLLVLEATLASRRPPAGSLGMLLALGPGFCSELVLLRW
- a CDS encoding helix-turn-helix transcriptional regulator; the encoded protein is MEATTALDRLAALAQETRLALFRLLVQQGPEGLAAGEIGATLAVPAPTLSFHLAQLERAGLVLSRRAGRSIRYSTNFGAVEELLAYLYENCCQGGTTCPPGGALVTLSGVRKGKNTP